The genomic window TCAGCAAGGTCAGCATCTTCAGCGACCTGAACCAGCTCAATGATATCTCCCTATATCAAAAATATGCAGGAATCTGCGGCATCACGGAAGCAGAGCTTGCCAAAGCCTTTGCACCGGAAATCGAGGAACTGGCGCATCAGCTTGGTCTTTCCCGGGACAGCTGCCTGGCAAAACTGAAGAAGATGTATGACGGCTACCATTTTCATCCTCAGGGAGAAGGCATCTACAATCCCTTCAGCCTGCTGAAGGCTTTCGATGAAAGGAATCTGGGCGCATATTGGTTCGCCACCGGCACCCCCACCTTCCTGGTGCGGCGGCTGAAAACCATGCACTTCGATGTGCGGCAGTTCACCCAAAAAACCTTGGAAACCAACGACAGGATTCTCTCCGATTACAGGACAGACAACCCCAATCCCCTGCCGCTTCTGTACCAGACGGGATACCTCACCATTGTGGACTATGACCCCCAGGCACGGCTCTACACCCTGGGCTTCCCCAACGAGGAGGTCAAATACGGCTTTTTGGAAAGCCTCCTGCCCGAGTACACTCCCGAAGCGGGCTCCGGCAACGGCAAGGACATCTTCGCCCTGCGGCGCCGCCTCCTGGCTGGTGACACGGACGGTATGAGGGAAATCCTCACCGCCCTCTTTGCCAGCATTCCTTACACTTCAAACGACGCCCCCT from Selenomonas sp. AB3002 includes these protein-coding regions:
- a CDS encoding AAA family ATPase; translated protein: SKVSIFSDLNQLNDISLYQKYAGICGITEAELAKAFAPEIEELAHQLGLSRDSCLAKLKKMYDGYHFHPQGEGIYNPFSLLKAFDERNLGAYWFATGTPTFLVRRLKTMHFDVRQFTQKTLETNDRILSDYRTDNPNPLPLLYQTGYLTIVDYDPQARLYTLGFPNEEVKYGFLESLLPEYTPEAGSGNGKDIFALRRRLLAGDTDGMREILTALFASIPYTSNDAPFEHYFQSVLYMVFTLLDQFVQCEVHSSRGRADCIVETEQFVYIFEFKVDKPAQEALQQIEDKGYAAPFRATHGRYSRLA